The Athene noctua chromosome 26, bAthNoc1.hap1.1, whole genome shotgun sequence genome has a window encoding:
- the PHLDB1 gene encoding pleckstrin homology-like domain family B member 1 isoform X6 — translation MQQPGPSWLFLLLRSCSRAWAQPRGRGLAGLRGLQMLGSTTLPLLGDMGTLPRRVPLGARARTRWQQPVPEGAQCLLVGTMEASGRTPASPTRRVQTIIQNSPLDLIDTGKGLKVQTEKPHLVSLGSGRLSTAITLLPLEEGRTTIGTAARDIVLQGPGLAPQHCYIENVRGTLTLHPCGNACTVDGVPLRRPTRLTQGCTICLGQATFLRFNHPAEAKRMKSMIPAGGRSPAALYGLPAKPEALANGGRQQSELGCPSHSSLVSSIEKDLQDIMDSLVLEEPASPKKLPACGRSPLSPVVNGGGRCLLSPPPSPGAASGGSSYENYSPLSSPASSGGYTSPSPSSQEQGPAVPPLVPLRSSSYNHAVQPPPLPSGGPGDPWPAERLGDHRAGSPRLTPRAAPRPRAALQERPPSPFREPRDPLAPSRQPAGRPVPESRLQPPESPRVARRNVDSMRELPPLSPSLSRRAASPRVAPDAPSPQPRLGREVPGSPRAQRRGPEELRGTGSPSPPLPAETPQRRPSFGACLSPAHGLGSPAVPSPRQSPRAPRKPLGDPRPPQGPRERKNSITEISDNEDELLEYHRRQRQERVREQEMERLERQRLETILNLCAEYTKTDSAELGDVHRLLAGDADAGRRVPRVAVALGRAAEELRQRESLERSDEENLKEECSSTESTHHEHEELAGPRAKEAQRLEEERAGVLSRLDQLKGRVKELEQQLQETSREAEMERALLQGERESEAARLRQEQEVAQQLQEKISSLDASIRKERDKERAKVDAERKELEQLRALYHESKSHLDKCPESLQEQLREQMRREAEALETEAKLFEDLEFQQLERESRLEEEREARGQQLLQSRAECHRSIARRKEHVAALDAQAAQIRLQSAQEAERLARERNGVLQLLQKEKEKLVSLERRYQLVTGGRSFPKMSSALREETLHISEPYELLEGTKPLSPLPAAAASLASSAACSYPKAQEYVTIEQLSGILGGLCAPAASPLGGTPPAPSSSGCAPPPPPPLPSLSSSSVFAEMEQQLLGDLVWLPALDLEKWYQEAMAGFETSSSSVSPPSSPPPLPAKAHSSHKPLQVYRAKTEGDAGALTPRMKSGTPSSSQLNLSVLGRSPSPKGPPSPAGSLPRNLAATLQDIETKRQLALQQKAEPLPAEPSQPGDLPGQQVIEEQKRRLAELKQKAAAEAQSQWEALHGQTPFPAAFPLLVHHSILHHHRPHGVGPRTEELDHAYDTLSLESSDSMETSISTSNNSACSPDNVSSASGMEVGKIEEMEKMLKEAHAEKSRLMESREREMELRRQALEDERRRREQLERRLQDETARRQKLVEKEVKLREKHFSQARPLTRYLPIRKEDFDLRLHIESSGHSVDTCYHVILTEKMCKGYLVKMGGKIKSWKKRWFVFDRMKRTLSYYVDKHETKLKGVIYFQAIEEVYYDHLRSAAKSPNPALTFCVKTHDRLYFMVAPSAEAMRIWMDVIVTGAEGYTQFMN, via the exons ATGCAGCAGCCCGGCCCCTCCTggcttttcctccttctcagaaGTTGTAGCAGGGCCTGGGCTCAGCCGAGGGGCAGGGGCTTGGCTGGGCTGCGGGGTCTCCAGATGCTGGGAAGCACGACCCTTCCGCTCCTGGGGGACATGGGCACCCTGCCGCGGAGGGTCCCGCTCGGCGCCCGGGCCAGGACCAGGTGGCAG CAGCCCGTGCCCGAGGGCGCCCAGTGTCTCCTTGTGGGCACCATGGAGGCCTCCGGCAGGACCCCCGCCAGCCCGACCCGCAGAGTCCAGACCATCATCCAG aaCAGTCCCCTGGACCTGATCGACACGGGCAAGGGGCTGAAGGTGCAGACGGAGAAGCCGCACCTGGTGAGCCTGGGCAGCGGCCGGCTCAGCACCGCCATCACGCTCCTGCCCCTGGAGGAAG GGAGGACCACGATTGGCACGGCCGCGCGGGACATTGTCCTGCAGGGCCCCGGCCTGGCGCCCCAGCACTGCTACATCGAGAACGTGCGGGGGACGCTCACCCTGCACCCCTGCGGCAACGCCTGCACCGTTGACGGCGTGCCGCTGCGGCGGCCCACGCGCCTCACCCAAG gcTGCACCATCTGCCTGGGCCAGGCCACCTTCCTCCGCTTCAACCACCCCGCCGAGGCCAAGCGGATGAAGAGCATGATCCCAGCGGGGGGCAGGAGCCCAGCGGCTCTCTACGGGCTGCCAGCAA AGCCCGAGGCCCTGGCAAACGGTGGCCGCCAGCAGTCGGAGCTCGGGTGTCCCAGCCACAGCTCCCTCGTCAGCTCCATCGAGAAGGACCTGCAGGACATCATGGACTCACTGGTGCTGGAGGAGCCGGCGTCCCCTAAGAAGCTGCCTGCCTGCGGCCGGTCCCCCCTCTCCCCAGTGGTCAATGGGGGCGGGCGCTGCCTCCTGtcccccccgcccagccctggggctgcctCGGGGGGCTCCAGCTATGAGAACTactcccccctctcctccccggcCAGCAGCGGTGGCTACACCAGCCCCTCACccagcagccaggagcagggtcCGGCCGTGCCCCCCCTTGTCCCGCTCCGCTCCTCCAGCTACAACCACGCCGTGCAGCCACCCCCCCTGCCCAGCGGGGGTCCTGGCGATCCTTGGCCAGCCGAGAGGCTCGGGGACCACCGGGCGGGCAGCCCCCGTCTGACCCCCAGGGCAGcgccacggccacgggcagccctgcaggagcggccccccagccccttccgggAGCCGCGGGACCCCCTGGCCCCCAGCCGGCAGCCCGCTGGCAGGCCGGTACCGGAGTCCCGGCTGCAGCCCCCCGAGAGCCCACGGGTGGCCCGGAGGAACGTGGACAGCATGCGGGAGCTGCCCCCTCTGAGCCCCTCCTTGTCACGCCGGGCTGCCAGCCCCCGGGTGGCACCCGacgccccctccccgcagccccggctgggcagggaggtgcccggcagcccccgcgcccaACGCAGAGGCCCAGAGGAGCTGAGGGGCACCGGGAGCCCCTCACCCCCGCTGCCAGCGGAGACCCCCCAACGCCGCCCCAGCTTCGGTGCCTGCCTGAGCCCGGCCCACGGGCTGGGCTCCCCAGCCGTGCCCTCGCCCCGGCAGAGCCCCCGTGCCCCCAGGAAGCCCTTGGGGGACCCACGGCCACCACAGGGGCCACGAGAGCGCAAGAACAGCATCACCGAGATCAGCGACAACGAGGATGAGCTGCTGGAGTACCACcggcggcagcggcaggagcGGGTGCGGGAGCAGGAGATGGAGCGTCTG GAGCGGCAGCGCCTGGAGACCATCCTGAACCTCTGCGCTGAGTACACCAAGACGGACAGCGCCGAGCTGGGCGATGTGCACCGGCTCCTGGCCGGCGACGCGGATGCTGGCCGGCGGGTGCCCAGGGTTGCTGTGGCTCTGGGCCGTGCCGCCGAGGAGCTGcggcagagggagagcctggagaGGTCAGATGAGGAGAACCTGAAGGAGGAGTGCAGCAGCACCGAGAGCACCCACCACGAG CACGAGGAGCTGGCGGGCCCCCGGGCCAAGGAGGCgcagcggctggaggaggagCGTGCTGGCGTCCTCAGCCGCCTGGACCAGCTCAAGGGCCGCGTCaaggagctggagcagcagctgcaggagacTTCACGAGAG GCGGAGATGGAGCGGGCGCTGCTGCAGGGTGAGCGGGAGTCGGAGGCGGCGCGGCTGCggcaggagcaggaggtggcgcagcagctgcaggagaagaTCTCCAGCCTGGACGCCAGCATCCGGAAGGAGCGGGACAAG GAAAGGGCAAAGGTTGATGCTGAAAGGAAGGAGCTAGAGCAACTCCGGGCACTTTACCATGAGTCGAAGAGCCACCTTGATAAGTGCCCCGAGTCACTGCAGGAGCAGTTGCGGGAGCAAATGCGAAGG GAGGCGGAGGCGCTGGAGACGGAGGCCAAGCTGTTTGAGGACCTGGAGTTCCAGCAGCTGGAGCGGGAGAGCCGCCTCGAGGAGGAGCGCGAGGCACggggccagcagctcctgcagagccGGGCCGAGTGCCACCGCAGCATCGCCCGCAGGAAG GAGCACGTGGCCGCGCTGGATGCCCAGGCTGCCCAGATCCGGCTGCAGAGCGCCCAGGAGGCCGAGCGCCTGGCCAGGGAGAGGAACGGCGTCCTGCAGCTCCTGCAAAAG GAGAAGGAGAAGCTCGTGTCTCTGGAGAGGCGCTACCAGCTCGTCACGGGTGGCAGGAGCTTCCCCAAAATGTCTTCAGCTCTCAGAGAG GAGACCCTCCATATCTCAGAGCCTTATGAGCTGTTGGAGGGAACTAAGCCCCTGagccccctgccagcagcagctgcctccttaGCTTCTTCTGCCGCCTGCTCCTACCCCAAGGCGCAAGAG TACGTGACCATTGAGCAGCTCTCGGGCATCCTGGGCGGCCTCTGTGCCCCTGCTGCTTCCCCACTGGGCGGCACCCCTCCGGCTCCTTCATCCTCAGGCtgcgctcctcctcctcctcctcctcttccatctctctcttcttcctccgTCTTTGCAGAG ATGGAGCAGCAGCTTCTGGGGGACCTGGTGTGGCTCCCGGCTCTTGATTTAGAGAAGTGGTACCAGGAGGCCATGGCTGGCTTTgagacctcctcctcctctgtctcccctccttcttcccctcctccacTTCCAGCTAAAGCTCATTCCTCTCACAAGCCTCTCCAG GTCTATCGTGCCAAAACAGAGGGTGACGCTGGTGCTCTCACCCCTCGGATGAAGAGTGGGACCCCCTCGTCCTCGCAGCTCAACCTCTCCGTGCTGGGACGCAGCCCCTCACCCAAG GGCCCCCCGAGCCCGGCGGGCAGCCTGCCCCGCAACCTGGCAGCCACACTGCAGGACATCGAGACCAAGCGCCAGCTGGCCCTGCAGCAGAAGG CCGAGCCACTCCCAGCAGAGCCCTCGCAGCCGGGCGATCTACCAG GCCAGCAGGTGATCGAGGAGCAGAAGCGGCGGCTGGCGGAGCTGAAGCAGAAAGCGGCTGCCGAGGCTCAGTCGCAGTGGGAAGCCCTGCACGGGCAGACCCCCTTCCCCGCTGCCTTCCCCCTGCTCGTGCATCACTCCATCCTCCACCACCACCGTCCCCACGGTGTTGGGCCCCGGACAGAGGAGCTGGACCACGCCTACGACACCCTCAGCCTGGAGAGCTCAGACAGCATGGAGACCAGCATCTCCACCAGCAACAACTCCGCCTGCTCACCTGACAATGTCTCCAG TGCCAGCGGGATGGAGGTGGGGAAGATCGAGGAGATGGAGAAGATGTTGAAGGAGGCGCACGCGGAGAAGTCGCGGCTGATGGAGTCGCGG GAGCGAGAGATGGAGCTGCGGCGGCAGGCACTGGAGGACGAGCGCCGGCGCCGGGAGCAGCTGGAACGTCGGCTGCAGGATGAGACTGCGCGGCGGCAGAAGCTGGTGGAGAAGGAGGTCAAGCTGCGGGAGAAGCACTTCTCGCAG GCTCGTCCCCTGACGCGGTACCTCCCCATCCGCAAAGAGGATTTCGACCTGCGGCTGCACATTGAGTCCTCGGGCCACAGCGTGGACACGTGTTACCATGTCATCCTGACGGAGAAGATGTGCAAGGGCTACCTCGTCAAGATGGGCGGCAAGATCAAGTCTTGGAAGAAGCGCTGGTTTGTCTTTGACCGCATGAAGCGCACCCTCTCGTACTACGTGG ATAAACACGAAACGAAGCTGAAGGGAGTCATCTACTTCCAAGCCATCGAAGAGGTTTACTACGACCACCTCCGCAGCGCCGCAAAG aGCCCTAACCCTGCTCTCACCTTCTGTGTCAAGACCCACGACCGCCTCTACTTCATGGTGGCGCCCTCGGCTGAGGCCATGCGCATCTGGATGGACGTCATTGTCACCGGGGCCGAGGGCTACACCCAGTTCATGAACTGA
- the PHLDB1 gene encoding pleckstrin homology-like domain family B member 1 isoform X9, which yields MQQPGPSWLFLLLRSCSRAWAQPRGRGLAGLRGLQMLGSTTLPLLGDMGTLPRRVPLGARARTRWQQPVPEGAQCLLVGTMEASGRTPASPTRRVQTIIQNSPLDLIDTGKGLKVQTEKPHLVSLGSGRLSTAITLLPLEEGRTTIGTAARDIVLQGPGLAPQHCYIENVRGTLTLHPCGNACTVDGVPLRRPTRLTQGCTICLGQATFLRFNHPAEAKRMKSMIPAGGRSPAALYGLPAKPEALANGGRQQSELGCPSHSSLVSSIEKDLQDIMDSLVLEEPASPKKLPACGRSPLSPVVNGGGRCLLSPPPSPGAASGGSSYENYSPLSSPASSGGYTSPSPSSQEQGPAVPPLVPLRSSSYNHAVQPPPLPSGGPGDPWPAERLGDHRAGSPRLTPRAAPRPRAALQERPPSPFREPRDPLAPSRQPAGRPVPESRLQPPESPRVARRNVDSMRELPPLSPSLSRRAASPRVAPDAPSPQPRLGREVPGSPRAQRRGPEELRGTGSPSPPLPAETPQRRPSFGACLSPAHGLGSPAVPSPRQSPRAPRKPLGDPRPPQGPRERKNSITEISDNEDELLEYHRRQRQERVREQEMERLERQRLETILNLCAEYTKTDSAELGDVHRLLAGDADAGRRVPRVAVALGRAAEELRQRESLERSDEENLKEECSSTESTHHEHEELAGPRAKEAQRLEEERAGVLSRLDQLKGRVKELEQQLQETSREAEMERALLQGERESEAARLRQEQEVAQQLQEKISSLDASIRKERDKERAKVDAERKELEQLRALYHESKSHLDKCPESLQEQLREQMRREAEALETEAKLFEDLEFQQLERESRLEEEREARGQQLLQSRAECHRSIARRKEHVAALDAQAAQIRLQSAQEAERLARERNGVLQLLQKEKEKLVSLERRYQLVTGGRSFPKMSSALREETLHISEPYELLEGTKPLSPLPAAAASLASSAACSYPKAQEEYMRLSDVFRFCSNAHGPSLDTKASAAAPAAAQRSFLLAVPPAADEVYRAKTEGDAGALTPRMKSGTPSSSQLNLSVLGRSPSPKGPPSPAGSLPRNLAATLQDIETKRQLALQQKAEPLPAEPSQPGDLPGQQVIEEQKRRLAELKQKAAAEAQSQWEALHGQTPFPAAFPLLVHHSILHHHRPHGVGPRTEELDHAYDTLSLESSDSMETSISTSNNSACSPDNVSSASGMEVGKIEEMEKMLKEAHAEKSRLMESREREMELRRQALEDERRRREQLERRLQDETARRQKLVEKEVKLREKHFSQARPLTRYLPIRKEDFDLRLHIESSGHSVDTCYHVILTEKMCKGYLVKMGGKIKSWKKRWFVFDRMKRTLSYYVDKHETKLKGVIYFQAIEEVYYDHLRSAAKSPNPALTFCVKTHDRLYFMVAPSAEAMRIWMDVIVTGAEGYTQFMN from the exons ATGCAGCAGCCCGGCCCCTCCTggcttttcctccttctcagaaGTTGTAGCAGGGCCTGGGCTCAGCCGAGGGGCAGGGGCTTGGCTGGGCTGCGGGGTCTCCAGATGCTGGGAAGCACGACCCTTCCGCTCCTGGGGGACATGGGCACCCTGCCGCGGAGGGTCCCGCTCGGCGCCCGGGCCAGGACCAGGTGGCAG CAGCCCGTGCCCGAGGGCGCCCAGTGTCTCCTTGTGGGCACCATGGAGGCCTCCGGCAGGACCCCCGCCAGCCCGACCCGCAGAGTCCAGACCATCATCCAG aaCAGTCCCCTGGACCTGATCGACACGGGCAAGGGGCTGAAGGTGCAGACGGAGAAGCCGCACCTGGTGAGCCTGGGCAGCGGCCGGCTCAGCACCGCCATCACGCTCCTGCCCCTGGAGGAAG GGAGGACCACGATTGGCACGGCCGCGCGGGACATTGTCCTGCAGGGCCCCGGCCTGGCGCCCCAGCACTGCTACATCGAGAACGTGCGGGGGACGCTCACCCTGCACCCCTGCGGCAACGCCTGCACCGTTGACGGCGTGCCGCTGCGGCGGCCCACGCGCCTCACCCAAG gcTGCACCATCTGCCTGGGCCAGGCCACCTTCCTCCGCTTCAACCACCCCGCCGAGGCCAAGCGGATGAAGAGCATGATCCCAGCGGGGGGCAGGAGCCCAGCGGCTCTCTACGGGCTGCCAGCAA AGCCCGAGGCCCTGGCAAACGGTGGCCGCCAGCAGTCGGAGCTCGGGTGTCCCAGCCACAGCTCCCTCGTCAGCTCCATCGAGAAGGACCTGCAGGACATCATGGACTCACTGGTGCTGGAGGAGCCGGCGTCCCCTAAGAAGCTGCCTGCCTGCGGCCGGTCCCCCCTCTCCCCAGTGGTCAATGGGGGCGGGCGCTGCCTCCTGtcccccccgcccagccctggggctgcctCGGGGGGCTCCAGCTATGAGAACTactcccccctctcctccccggcCAGCAGCGGTGGCTACACCAGCCCCTCACccagcagccaggagcagggtcCGGCCGTGCCCCCCCTTGTCCCGCTCCGCTCCTCCAGCTACAACCACGCCGTGCAGCCACCCCCCCTGCCCAGCGGGGGTCCTGGCGATCCTTGGCCAGCCGAGAGGCTCGGGGACCACCGGGCGGGCAGCCCCCGTCTGACCCCCAGGGCAGcgccacggccacgggcagccctgcaggagcggccccccagccccttccgggAGCCGCGGGACCCCCTGGCCCCCAGCCGGCAGCCCGCTGGCAGGCCGGTACCGGAGTCCCGGCTGCAGCCCCCCGAGAGCCCACGGGTGGCCCGGAGGAACGTGGACAGCATGCGGGAGCTGCCCCCTCTGAGCCCCTCCTTGTCACGCCGGGCTGCCAGCCCCCGGGTGGCACCCGacgccccctccccgcagccccggctgggcagggaggtgcccggcagcccccgcgcccaACGCAGAGGCCCAGAGGAGCTGAGGGGCACCGGGAGCCCCTCACCCCCGCTGCCAGCGGAGACCCCCCAACGCCGCCCCAGCTTCGGTGCCTGCCTGAGCCCGGCCCACGGGCTGGGCTCCCCAGCCGTGCCCTCGCCCCGGCAGAGCCCCCGTGCCCCCAGGAAGCCCTTGGGGGACCCACGGCCACCACAGGGGCCACGAGAGCGCAAGAACAGCATCACCGAGATCAGCGACAACGAGGATGAGCTGCTGGAGTACCACcggcggcagcggcaggagcGGGTGCGGGAGCAGGAGATGGAGCGTCTG GAGCGGCAGCGCCTGGAGACCATCCTGAACCTCTGCGCTGAGTACACCAAGACGGACAGCGCCGAGCTGGGCGATGTGCACCGGCTCCTGGCCGGCGACGCGGATGCTGGCCGGCGGGTGCCCAGGGTTGCTGTGGCTCTGGGCCGTGCCGCCGAGGAGCTGcggcagagggagagcctggagaGGTCAGATGAGGAGAACCTGAAGGAGGAGTGCAGCAGCACCGAGAGCACCCACCACGAG CACGAGGAGCTGGCGGGCCCCCGGGCCAAGGAGGCgcagcggctggaggaggagCGTGCTGGCGTCCTCAGCCGCCTGGACCAGCTCAAGGGCCGCGTCaaggagctggagcagcagctgcaggagacTTCACGAGAG GCGGAGATGGAGCGGGCGCTGCTGCAGGGTGAGCGGGAGTCGGAGGCGGCGCGGCTGCggcaggagcaggaggtggcgcagcagctgcaggagaagaTCTCCAGCCTGGACGCCAGCATCCGGAAGGAGCGGGACAAG GAAAGGGCAAAGGTTGATGCTGAAAGGAAGGAGCTAGAGCAACTCCGGGCACTTTACCATGAGTCGAAGAGCCACCTTGATAAGTGCCCCGAGTCACTGCAGGAGCAGTTGCGGGAGCAAATGCGAAGG GAGGCGGAGGCGCTGGAGACGGAGGCCAAGCTGTTTGAGGACCTGGAGTTCCAGCAGCTGGAGCGGGAGAGCCGCCTCGAGGAGGAGCGCGAGGCACggggccagcagctcctgcagagccGGGCCGAGTGCCACCGCAGCATCGCCCGCAGGAAG GAGCACGTGGCCGCGCTGGATGCCCAGGCTGCCCAGATCCGGCTGCAGAGCGCCCAGGAGGCCGAGCGCCTGGCCAGGGAGAGGAACGGCGTCCTGCAGCTCCTGCAAAAG GAGAAGGAGAAGCTCGTGTCTCTGGAGAGGCGCTACCAGCTCGTCACGGGTGGCAGGAGCTTCCCCAAAATGTCTTCAGCTCTCAGAGAG GAGACCCTCCATATCTCAGAGCCTTATGAGCTGTTGGAGGGAACTAAGCCCCTGagccccctgccagcagcagctgcctccttaGCTTCTTCTGCCGCCTGCTCCTACCCCAAGGCGCAAGAG GAGTACATGAGGCTGTCTGACGTTTTCAGGTTCTGCAGCAATGCGCACGGCCCCAGCCTGGACACTAAAGCTTCTGCCGCTGCCCCTGCTGCCGCTCAGCGCTCTTTCTTGCTTGCTGTACCTCCCGCAGCCGACGAG GTCTATCGTGCCAAAACAGAGGGTGACGCTGGTGCTCTCACCCCTCGGATGAAGAGTGGGACCCCCTCGTCCTCGCAGCTCAACCTCTCCGTGCTGGGACGCAGCCCCTCACCCAAG GGCCCCCCGAGCCCGGCGGGCAGCCTGCCCCGCAACCTGGCAGCCACACTGCAGGACATCGAGACCAAGCGCCAGCTGGCCCTGCAGCAGAAGG CCGAGCCACTCCCAGCAGAGCCCTCGCAGCCGGGCGATCTACCAG GCCAGCAGGTGATCGAGGAGCAGAAGCGGCGGCTGGCGGAGCTGAAGCAGAAAGCGGCTGCCGAGGCTCAGTCGCAGTGGGAAGCCCTGCACGGGCAGACCCCCTTCCCCGCTGCCTTCCCCCTGCTCGTGCATCACTCCATCCTCCACCACCACCGTCCCCACGGTGTTGGGCCCCGGACAGAGGAGCTGGACCACGCCTACGACACCCTCAGCCTGGAGAGCTCAGACAGCATGGAGACCAGCATCTCCACCAGCAACAACTCCGCCTGCTCACCTGACAATGTCTCCAG TGCCAGCGGGATGGAGGTGGGGAAGATCGAGGAGATGGAGAAGATGTTGAAGGAGGCGCACGCGGAGAAGTCGCGGCTGATGGAGTCGCGG GAGCGAGAGATGGAGCTGCGGCGGCAGGCACTGGAGGACGAGCGCCGGCGCCGGGAGCAGCTGGAACGTCGGCTGCAGGATGAGACTGCGCGGCGGCAGAAGCTGGTGGAGAAGGAGGTCAAGCTGCGGGAGAAGCACTTCTCGCAG GCTCGTCCCCTGACGCGGTACCTCCCCATCCGCAAAGAGGATTTCGACCTGCGGCTGCACATTGAGTCCTCGGGCCACAGCGTGGACACGTGTTACCATGTCATCCTGACGGAGAAGATGTGCAAGGGCTACCTCGTCAAGATGGGCGGCAAGATCAAGTCTTGGAAGAAGCGCTGGTTTGTCTTTGACCGCATGAAGCGCACCCTCTCGTACTACGTGG ATAAACACGAAACGAAGCTGAAGGGAGTCATCTACTTCCAAGCCATCGAAGAGGTTTACTACGACCACCTCCGCAGCGCCGCAAAG aGCCCTAACCCTGCTCTCACCTTCTGTGTCAAGACCCACGACCGCCTCTACTTCATGGTGGCGCCCTCGGCTGAGGCCATGCGCATCTGGATGGACGTCATTGTCACCGGGGCCGAGGGCTACACCCAGTTCATGAACTGA